Proteins from a genomic interval of Brucella intermedia LMG 3301:
- a CDS encoding carbohydrate ABC transporter permease, which translates to MSQSADMTGIVHKRPRRWHILVFLLPCVLIYTAVMVLPLIETLRQAFFNVVDGQRTFVGFANFQALFGDPNWSRDFWNALKNNFIFFCIHMLVQNPIGILLAAMLSLPKLRFAAFYRTAIFLPTLLSFVIVGFIWKLILSPIWGVAPWMMDLVGLKWLFGPWLGKADTALVTVSLVSVWQFVGIPMMLIYAALLNIPDEIIEAAECDGITGWSQFFKIKLPLILPSIGLISVMTFVANFNAFDLIYSMQGALAGPDKSTDILGTFLYRTFFGFQLQLGNPSMGATIAAVMFLIILAGVSLYLFGIQRRMRRYQF; encoded by the coding sequence ATGAGCCAATCTGCCGACATGACAGGTATTGTGCACAAGCGCCCGAGGCGCTGGCATATACTTGTGTTTCTTCTGCCCTGCGTCCTGATCTACACGGCAGTGATGGTCCTGCCGCTGATCGAGACCTTGCGGCAGGCATTCTTCAATGTCGTCGACGGACAGCGCACTTTCGTGGGGTTCGCGAACTTCCAGGCACTTTTCGGCGATCCGAACTGGTCGCGTGATTTCTGGAATGCCCTGAAAAACAACTTCATATTCTTCTGCATTCACATGCTCGTTCAAAACCCGATCGGCATTCTGCTGGCGGCCATGCTGTCGCTGCCGAAGCTGCGTTTCGCCGCCTTCTACCGCACGGCGATCTTTCTTCCGACGCTGTTGTCCTTCGTTATCGTCGGCTTCATCTGGAAACTGATCCTGTCGCCGATCTGGGGCGTGGCTCCATGGATGATGGATCTCGTCGGGCTTAAATGGCTGTTCGGCCCGTGGCTCGGCAAGGCCGATACGGCTCTCGTCACAGTGTCTCTTGTCTCCGTCTGGCAGTTCGTCGGCATTCCGATGATGCTGATCTACGCGGCGCTGCTCAATATTCCCGATGAAATCATCGAGGCGGCGGAATGCGACGGCATTACCGGCTGGAGCCAGTTCTTCAAGATCAAGCTGCCACTGATCCTGCCATCGATCGGCCTGATCTCGGTGATGACCTTCGTTGCCAACTTCAATGCGTTCGATCTCATCTATTCGATGCAGGGCGCGCTGGCGGGACCGGACAAGTCGACCGATATTCTTGGCACGTTCCTTTACCGCACTTTCTTCGGCTTCCAGCTGCAACTTGGTAATCCGTCGATGGGCGCGACCATCGCCGCCGTGATGTTCCTCATCATTCTGGCAGGCGTGTCGCTCTACCTGTTCGGCATCCAGCGCCGCATGCGCCGCTATCAGTTCTGA
- a CDS encoding carbohydrate ABC transporter permease — translation MSKARTSPLRTTLVHAALIFYMLIAVFPVALTLINSFKDRNAIFRTPLQFPTPESFSLIGYETVLKQGSFLTYFQNSAIVTVVSIFFVILFGAMAAFALAEYRFKGNTLMGLYLAIGIMIPIRLGTVALLQGMVAAGLVNTLTALILVYTAQGLPLAIFILSEFMRTVSDDLKNAGRIDGMSEYAIFFKLVLPLIRPAMATVAVFTMIPIWNDLWFPLILAPSEATKTVTLGSQLFIGQFVTNWNAVLSALSLAMFPILILYVLFSRQLIRGITAGAVK, via the coding sequence ATGTCGAAAGCACGCACATCGCCCCTTCGCACCACGCTCGTCCATGCGGCCCTGATCTTCTACATGCTGATCGCCGTGTTTCCGGTGGCCCTGACGCTGATCAATTCCTTCAAGGACCGCAACGCAATCTTCCGCACACCGTTGCAGTTTCCGACACCGGAAAGTTTCAGTCTCATCGGTTATGAGACGGTTCTGAAGCAAGGCTCGTTTCTGACCTACTTCCAGAACAGCGCCATCGTTACCGTGGTCAGCATTTTCTTCGTGATCCTGTTCGGAGCGATGGCAGCCTTCGCGCTCGCCGAATATCGCTTCAAGGGCAATACGCTGATGGGCCTTTATCTCGCCATCGGCATCATGATCCCGATCCGGCTCGGCACGGTGGCCCTGCTGCAGGGCATGGTGGCGGCCGGTCTGGTCAATACGCTGACGGCGCTTATCCTCGTCTATACCGCGCAGGGCCTGCCGCTGGCGATCTTCATCCTGTCGGAATTCATGCGAACCGTGTCCGACGATTTGAAGAATGCCGGACGAATAGACGGCATGTCGGAATATGCCATCTTCTTCAAGCTGGTGCTGCCGCTGATCCGGCCTGCCATGGCGACCGTCGCCGTCTTCACCATGATCCCGATCTGGAATGACCTCTGGTTCCCGCTGATCCTCGCGCCAAGCGAAGCCACCAAGACGGTAACGCTCGGTTCTCAGCTCTTCATCGGTCAGTTCGTCACTAACTGGAACGCTGTTCTTTCGGCCCTTTCACTGGCGATGTTCCCGATCCTCATCCTCTATGTTCTCTTCTCGCGGCAGCTGATCCGCGGCATTACCGCGGGAGCTGTAAAATGA
- a CDS encoding Gfo/Idh/MocA family protein yields MSSAMQNPVRVLSAGLGNMGRSHALAYHRNPGFEIVGLVNRTKVAVPDELAGYEIHPSFLEALKELKPDLACVATYSESHADYAVAAMEQGAHVFVEKPLATTVEDARRVIDCARANGRKLVIGYILRHHPSWMRLISEARQLGGPYVFRMNLNQQSSGATWETHKNLMNTTSPIVDCGVHYVDVMCQITDAKPVEVRGMGLRLSDEIKPDMYNYGHLQVLFDDGTVGWYEAGWGPMMSETAFFVKDVISPNGCVSIVMNEAVTKSDDVDAHTKTSTIRVHRAERGADGKFLKPDTDLSMADEPGHQELCEREQAYMLKAIREDIDLNRHMDDALQSLRICLAADESVRTGKPVKL; encoded by the coding sequence ATGAGTTCTGCAATGCAAAATCCTGTTCGTGTTCTTTCTGCCGGTCTCGGCAATATGGGCCGCAGCCATGCGCTCGCCTATCATCGCAATCCCGGTTTTGAGATTGTCGGCCTCGTCAATCGCACCAAGGTTGCGGTTCCGGACGAGCTGGCGGGCTATGAAATTCATCCTTCCTTTCTGGAAGCATTGAAGGAACTGAAGCCCGATCTCGCCTGCGTCGCCACCTATTCGGAAAGCCATGCGGATTATGCCGTCGCTGCGATGGAGCAGGGTGCGCATGTGTTCGTGGAAAAGCCGCTTGCAACGACGGTCGAAGATGCGCGCCGCGTGATCGACTGCGCACGGGCCAACGGGCGCAAGCTCGTCATCGGCTATATCCTGCGCCACCATCCTTCGTGGATGCGGCTTATCTCCGAGGCGCGCCAGCTTGGCGGACCTTATGTCTTCCGCATGAACCTCAACCAGCAGTCCAGCGGGGCGACCTGGGAAACCCACAAGAACCTGATGAACACCACGTCGCCCATCGTCGACTGCGGTGTGCATTATGTGGACGTCATGTGCCAGATCACCGACGCCAAGCCCGTGGAAGTGCGCGGCATGGGCTTGCGCCTTTCTGACGAGATCAAGCCGGACATGTATAATTACGGCCATCTACAGGTGCTGTTCGATGACGGCACGGTGGGCTGGTACGAGGCGGGCTGGGGCCCGATGATGTCGGAGACCGCCTTCTTCGTGAAGGACGTCATCTCGCCAAATGGCTGCGTCTCGATCGTCATGAACGAGGCCGTGACGAAATCCGACGATGTGGACGCGCATACCAAGACCTCGACCATCCGCGTTCACCGCGCCGAGCGTGGAGCCGATGGCAAGTTCCTGAAACCGGATACGGACCTCTCCATGGCAGACGAGCCGGGGCATCAGGAATTGTGTGAACGCGAGCAGGCCTACATGCTGAAGGCCATTCGCGAGGATATCGATCTCAACCGCCATATGGATGACGCGCTGCAATCGCTGCGCATCTGCCTTGCTGCGGATGAAAGTGTGCGCACCGGCAAGCCGGTCAAATTGTAA
- a CDS encoding ABC transporter ATP-binding protein, whose amino-acid sequence MGSLLLKSVHKRYGAQEVLKDINLEVQDGEFIIFVGPSGCGKSTLLRSIAGLEDVSSGQVLINGEDVTVTPPSKRGIAMVFQSYALYPHLSVKDNMGLGLKQAGTPKAEIETRVSKASAMLSLDPYLERRPAEMSGGQRQRVAIGRALVREPELFLFDEPLSNLDAALRVQTRLEIAKLHRELKATMIYVTHDQVEAMTLADRIVVLNAGRIEQVGSPMELYNKPDNLFVAGFIGSPQMNFVDGTRIGDAGAKTVGIRPEHISVSRDSGRWKGKVIHAEHLGADTILYVETEAAGLITVRLFGEHHYNEDDVIFITPDDGKVHRFDANGKAIR is encoded by the coding sequence GTGGGATCGCTGCTACTCAAATCGGTACACAAGCGCTACGGTGCGCAGGAAGTCCTGAAGGACATTAATCTGGAAGTGCAGGACGGGGAATTCATCATCTTCGTCGGGCCGTCCGGCTGCGGGAAGTCAACGCTGCTGCGTTCCATCGCGGGGCTGGAAGACGTTTCCTCCGGGCAGGTGCTCATCAATGGTGAGGACGTAACCGTGACGCCGCCCTCCAAGCGCGGCATTGCGATGGTGTTCCAGTCCTATGCGCTTTACCCGCACCTGTCGGTCAAGGACAATATGGGACTTGGCCTCAAGCAGGCAGGCACGCCGAAAGCCGAAATCGAAACGCGCGTTTCGAAGGCTTCCGCCATGTTGTCGCTCGACCCATATCTGGAACGGCGCCCGGCGGAAATGTCGGGCGGCCAGCGCCAGCGTGTCGCCATCGGTCGCGCACTGGTGCGCGAACCGGAACTGTTCCTGTTCGACGAACCGCTGTCGAACCTCGATGCGGCACTTCGCGTCCAGACCCGGCTTGAGATTGCCAAGCTGCACCGCGAACTGAAGGCGACGATGATCTATGTCACGCACGATCAGGTCGAGGCCATGACGCTGGCGGACCGCATCGTCGTTCTCAATGCCGGTCGCATCGAGCAGGTTGGCTCGCCGATGGAGCTCTATAACAAGCCCGATAATCTCTTTGTCGCGGGCTTTATCGGTTCGCCGCAGATGAATTTCGTTGACGGCACCCGCATCGGCGACGCCGGGGCGAAGACGGTCGGTATCCGGCCTGAGCATATTTCCGTCAGCCGCGATAGCGGCAGATGGAAAGGCAAGGTCATCCATGCCGAACATCTTGGCGCCGATACGATCCTTTATGTTGAAACTGAAGCAGCAGGCCTGATCACAGTGCGGCTCTTCGGCGAGCATCATTACAATGAAGACGACGTGATCTTCATCACACCCGATGACGGCAAGGTGCATCGGTTCGATGCGAACGGCAAGGCGATCCGCTAG
- a CDS encoding 3-methyl-2-oxobutanoate dehydrogenase (2-methylpropanoyl-transferring) subunit alpha, whose translation MSDDVVLSLHVPEPEWRPGDAPDFSHVKIPRAGSVRRPEIDEKPEAMRDLAFSIIRVLNRDGEAVGPWAGTLTDDELKEGLRHMMILRAYDARMMMAQRQGKTSFYMQHLGEEAVSCAFRKALRKGDMNFPTYRQAGLLIADDYPLVTMMNQIFSNEHDPLKGRQLPVMYSSKEHGFFTISGNLATQYTQAVGWAMASAISHDTKIAAAWIGDGSTAESDFHAALVFASTYKAPVVMNIVNNQWAISTFQGIARGGSGTFAARGHGFGIPALRVDGNDYLAVHAVAKWAVERARRNLGPTIIEYVTYRAGGHSTSDDPSAYRPKAESDAWPLGDPILRLKNHLIKRDVWSDERHKQAEAEVMDLVVAAQREAEAIGTLHDGRKPSMRDMFEDVYAETPPHLIRQRQEAGF comes from the coding sequence ATGAGCGATGATGTCGTACTATCCCTGCATGTTCCCGAGCCGGAATGGCGACCGGGTGACGCGCCGGATTTTTCCCATGTCAAAATCCCGCGCGCGGGCAGCGTTCGCAGGCCGGAGATCGATGAAAAACCGGAAGCGATGCGCGATCTGGCTTTCAGCATCATCCGCGTTCTCAATCGTGATGGCGAGGCGGTCGGCCCGTGGGCGGGAACGCTTACCGACGACGAACTGAAAGAGGGCCTTCGCCACATGATGATCCTGCGCGCCTATGATGCGCGCATGATGATGGCGCAGCGCCAGGGCAAGACGTCGTTCTATATGCAGCATCTCGGTGAGGAGGCGGTAAGCTGCGCTTTCCGTAAAGCGCTGCGCAAGGGCGACATGAATTTCCCGACCTATCGTCAGGCCGGGCTGCTCATCGCCGACGATTATCCGCTCGTCACCATGATGAACCAGATTTTCTCCAATGAGCACGATCCGCTGAAAGGCCGCCAGCTTCCGGTGATGTATTCCTCGAAGGAGCACGGCTTCTTCACCATTTCCGGCAATCTTGCAACGCAATATACGCAGGCGGTCGGCTGGGCCATGGCGTCGGCCATCAGCCACGATACGAAGATCGCCGCCGCATGGATCGGCGATGGCTCGACAGCCGAAAGCGACTTCCACGCGGCACTGGTCTTTGCTTCGACCTACAAGGCCCCGGTGGTGATGAATATCGTCAACAACCAGTGGGCCATTTCCACCTTCCAGGGCATTGCGCGCGGCGGATCCGGCACTTTCGCCGCACGCGGCCACGGTTTCGGCATTCCGGCGCTTCGTGTTGATGGCAACGACTATCTGGCCGTCCATGCGGTTGCAAAATGGGCGGTGGAACGCGCCCGGCGCAATCTCGGGCCAACCATCATCGAATATGTGACCTATCGCGCTGGCGGGCATTCCACCTCGGATGATCCGTCCGCCTATCGTCCCAAGGCCGAAAGCGATGCATGGCCACTTGGCGATCCGATCCTGCGGCTGAAAAACCATCTTATCAAGCGCGATGTCTGGTCGGATGAGCGTCACAAGCAGGCGGAAGCCGAGGTGATGGATCTGGTGGTGGCCGCACAGCGCGAGGCGGAAGCCATTGGCACGCTGCATGATGGCCGCAAGCCATCCATGCGCGACATGTTCGAGGATGTCTATGCTGAAACGCCGCCGCATCTTATCCGCCAGCGTCAGGAAGCGGGGTTTTAA
- a CDS encoding alpha-ketoacid dehydrogenase subunit beta: MSKMTMIEAIQNAHDIAMERDKNVVVFGEDVGYFGGVFRCTAGLQKKYGKERCFDAPISELGIVGTAIGMAAYGLRPCIEVQFADYVYPAYDQIVSEAARLRYRSAGEFTCPIVIRMPSGGGIYGGQTHSQSPEALFTHVSGLKTVMPSTPADAKGLLLAAIEDPDPVIMFEPKRLYNGPFDGHHDRPVTSWKKHDLGDVPEGYYTVPLGKAAIRREGSDVTVLAYGTMVHVALAAAEETGVDAEVIDLRTLLPLDTDTIMASVKKTGRCVIVHEATLTCGYGAELAALVQRDCFYHLEAPIIRVTGWDTPYPHAQEWAYFPGPDRVGRALTSIMEA; this comes from the coding sequence ATGAGCAAGATGACCATGATCGAGGCGATCCAGAACGCCCACGACATTGCCATGGAACGCGACAAGAATGTCGTCGTGTTCGGTGAAGATGTGGGTTATTTCGGCGGTGTTTTCCGCTGTACGGCTGGCCTCCAGAAGAAATACGGCAAGGAACGCTGCTTCGACGCGCCGATCAGCGAGCTTGGCATCGTGGGCACTGCCATCGGCATGGCGGCTTACGGCCTTCGCCCGTGCATCGAAGTGCAGTTTGCGGACTATGTTTACCCAGCCTATGACCAGATCGTTTCGGAAGCGGCGCGCCTGCGTTATCGCTCGGCGGGCGAGTTCACCTGTCCTATCGTGATCCGCATGCCTTCCGGCGGCGGCATCTATGGCGGGCAGACGCACAGCCAGAGCCCGGAGGCGCTGTTCACGCACGTGTCGGGCCTGAAAACCGTCATGCCATCCACCCCTGCCGATGCGAAGGGCCTGCTGCTGGCGGCGATCGAAGACCCAGACCCGGTTATCATGTTCGAGCCGAAGCGCCTTTATAACGGGCCTTTCGACGGGCATCATGATCGCCCGGTGACCTCGTGGAAAAAGCATGATCTCGGCGATGTGCCGGAAGGCTATTACACCGTGCCGCTTGGCAAGGCCGCTATCCGCCGCGAAGGCAGCGACGTGACCGTGCTTGCCTATGGCACGATGGTTCATGTGGCGCTTGCTGCCGCGGAGGAAACCGGCGTCGATGCGGAAGTGATCGATCTTCGCACGCTTTTGCCGCTCGACACCGACACCATCATGGCTTCGGTGAAGAAGACCGGGCGCTGCGTGATCGTGCATGAGGCAACGCTGACCTGCGGCTATGGCGCGGAGCTTGCCGCTCTCGTGCAGCGCGATTGCTTCTACCATCTGGAAGCGCCGATCATCCGCGTCACAGGATGGGATACGCCTTATCCGCATGCGCAGGAATGGGCCTATTTCCCCGGCCCGGACCGGGTGGGCCGCGCGCTTACATCGATCATGGAAGCTTGA
- a CDS encoding dihydrolipoamide acetyltransferase family protein, with amino-acid sequence MAHFTIKLPDVGEGVAEAELVEWHVKVGDVVREDDLLAAVMTDKATVEIPSSRAGKVIAINGEVGEKIAVGSELVRLEIEGGSPEEKAEEKPVPAAAEATKPQPAQAPQTPVLLQTPVPPKPAAPKREAAGSAFSGAGPVRQEGEKPLATPSVRLRARDGGVDLRRVRGTGPAGRITHDDLDLYFQQESGAAPALSGYATDTSVNEIKVIGLRRKIAERMAEAKRHIPHITIVEEVDVTQLEELRNGLNNEKKEGRPRLTLLPFIIRAIVKAVKEQPGLNAHFDDEADIIRQFGGVHVGIATQTPNGLIVPVVRHAESMSVFAAASELSRVTDAARNGTAKREELTGSTITITSLGPLGAIATTPIINRPEVAIVGINKMAVRPMWDGVQFVPRKMMNLSCSFDHRVIDGWDAAVFVQKLKSLLEAPAMIFVEG; translated from the coding sequence ATGGCACATTTTACGATCAAGCTCCCCGATGTTGGTGAAGGCGTTGCCGAGGCCGAACTCGTCGAATGGCATGTGAAGGTTGGCGATGTCGTGCGCGAGGATGATCTTCTCGCAGCCGTCATGACCGACAAGGCAACGGTGGAAATTCCCTCGTCGCGCGCTGGCAAGGTTATCGCCATCAATGGCGAGGTAGGCGAGAAGATCGCGGTGGGGTCCGAACTGGTCCGTCTGGAGATCGAGGGCGGCTCGCCGGAGGAAAAGGCTGAGGAAAAGCCGGTTCCGGCGGCCGCGGAAGCGACCAAACCGCAACCGGCGCAAGCGCCTCAAACACCTGTTCTGTTGCAGACGCCGGTTCCACCGAAACCCGCTGCACCGAAGCGCGAAGCCGCAGGCAGTGCTTTCTCCGGCGCGGGGCCGGTTCGCCAGGAAGGTGAAAAGCCGCTTGCCACGCCTTCTGTCCGTCTGCGGGCTCGCGACGGGGGCGTCGATCTGCGCCGGGTTCGTGGCACCGGACCGGCAGGGCGCATCACCCATGACGATCTCGACCTTTATTTCCAGCAGGAAAGCGGCGCGGCTCCCGCACTATCCGGCTACGCGACCGACACCTCGGTCAACGAGATCAAGGTCATCGGCCTTCGCCGCAAGATTGCCGAACGCATGGCGGAAGCGAAACGCCACATTCCGCATATTACCATCGTCGAAGAGGTCGATGTCACGCAGTTGGAAGAACTGCGCAATGGTCTCAATAATGAGAAAAAGGAAGGCCGTCCGCGCCTGACCCTGTTGCCGTTCATCATCCGGGCAATCGTGAAAGCCGTGAAGGAACAGCCCGGCCTCAACGCGCATTTCGATGACGAAGCGGACATCATCCGCCAGTTCGGCGGCGTGCATGTCGGCATTGCCACACAGACGCCGAACGGCCTGATCGTGCCGGTGGTGCGCCACGCGGAAAGCATGAGCGTGTTTGCGGCGGCTTCCGAATTGTCGCGCGTGACCGATGCCGCCCGCAACGGCACCGCCAAGCGGGAGGAACTGACCGGTTCCACCATCACCATCACGTCGCTTGGGCCTCTTGGCGCAATCGCCACGACACCGATCATCAATCGTCCTGAAGTCGCGATTGTGGGCATCAACAAGATGGCCGTGCGTCCGATGTGGGACGGGGTGCAGTTCGTGCCACGCAAGATGATGAACCTGTCATGCAGTTTCGATCACCGCGTGATCGACGGATGGGATGCGGCGGTCTTCGTGCAGAAGCTGAAAAGCCTTCTGGAAGCGCCTGCGATGATTTTTGTAGAAGGCTGA
- the lpdA gene encoding dihydrolipoyl dehydrogenase: MSEISCKLLIIGGGPGGYVCGIRAGQLGIDTVLVEKTRLGGTCLNVGCIPSKALIHAADEFHRLSVFASKGALGISAENPAIDFARTLEWKDGIVNRLNSGVAGLLKRSRVRMFHGQARFLDGKTVLVETDTGRQTIHAENIVIATGSVPVEIQALPFGGKVISSTEALSLEKIPEKLAIVGGGYIGLEIGTAFAKLGAKVTVVEATDRVLPQYDAELTRPVMARLKALGVEVLTGTSAKGLSKDEAGLEVLTADGTTKTIEADRILVTVGRKPQTDGWGLSEIRLDMDGRFIRIDERCRTSMRGVYAIGDVTGEPMLAHRAMAQGEMVAEIIAGGNHVWDKRCIPAVCFTDPEIVTVGLSPDEARKAGHEIQVGVFPFQANGRAMTVEREDGMIRVVARADNHLILGIQAVGVGISELSSSFAQAVEMGARLEDIAATIHAHPTLSEGFVEASMKALGHALHV; the protein is encoded by the coding sequence ATGAGCGAGATTTCCTGCAAACTCCTGATCATCGGCGGCGGTCCCGGCGGCTATGTCTGCGGCATCCGGGCAGGCCAGCTTGGCATCGATACGGTGCTGGTGGAGAAGACGCGTCTTGGCGGCACCTGCCTCAATGTGGGCTGCATCCCGTCCAAGGCGCTGATCCATGCGGCCGACGAATTTCACCGGCTTTCCGTCTTTGCATCCAAGGGCGCGCTCGGTATTTCCGCCGAGAACCCGGCCATCGATTTCGCCAGAACGCTCGAATGGAAAGACGGCATCGTCAACCGTCTCAACAGCGGCGTTGCCGGTCTCCTGAAACGCTCGCGTGTACGGATGTTCCACGGACAGGCGCGTTTTCTCGACGGAAAGACCGTTCTCGTTGAAACCGATACGGGTCGCCAGACGATCCACGCCGAAAACATCGTGATCGCGACCGGCTCGGTTCCGGTTGAAATTCAGGCACTGCCTTTCGGCGGAAAGGTCATTTCATCCACCGAGGCGCTGTCGCTGGAAAAGATACCGGAAAAGCTCGCCATCGTCGGCGGCGGCTATATCGGGCTTGAGATCGGCACTGCCTTTGCCAAGCTTGGCGCGAAGGTCACCGTGGTCGAGGCGACCGACCGGGTGCTGCCGCAATATGATGCGGAACTCACGCGGCCCGTCATGGCGCGCCTGAAGGCGCTCGGCGTCGAAGTCCTGACCGGCACTTCGGCCAAGGGACTTTCAAAGGATGAGGCCGGGCTGGAAGTCCTGACCGCCGATGGAACCACGAAAACCATCGAGGCAGACAGGATACTTGTTACGGTAGGCCGCAAGCCGCAGACCGATGGCTGGGGATTGAGCGAAATCCGGCTGGATATGGATGGGCGCTTCATCCGGATTGACGAGCGCTGCCGCACCTCCATGCGCGGCGTCTACGCCATCGGCGACGTGACCGGTGAGCCGATGCTTGCGCATCGCGCCATGGCGCAGGGCGAGATGGTGGCGGAGATCATTGCCGGCGGCAATCACGTTTGGGACAAGCGCTGCATCCCTGCCGTCTGCTTCACCGATCCGGAAATCGTCACTGTCGGCCTGTCGCCGGATGAAGCCCGCAAGGCTGGCCATGAAATTCAGGTCGGCGTCTTCCCGTTCCAGGCCAATGGCCGGGCGATGACCGTCGAGCGTGAAGACGGCATGATCCGTGTCGTCGCACGTGCGGATAACCACCTGATCCTTGGTATTCAGGCCGTCGGAGTCGGCATATCCGAGCTTTCATCCTCTTTCGCGCAAGCCGTGGAGATGGGCGCAAGGCTGGAAGACATCGCAGCAACGATCCACGCGCATCCGACATTGAGCGAGGGTTTTGTCGAAGCCAGCATGAAGGCGCTCGGTCACGCCTTACATGTTTGA
- a CDS encoding SURF1 family protein produces the protein MMPSPKNEQPVQKSSSRFFIGLFSVLGAVFFLLFIGLGIWQVERLQWKLDLIERVDARVHAEPVAAPGRDDWANVNQKDDEYRRVTLTGTYLNDKEILVHALTERGAGYWVLTPMRSPDGALTFINRGFVPSDRRDPSSRHETQIAGETTVTGLLRMPEPDGFFLRPNDPARNDWNSRDVAAFAQKFNLGQVAPYFIDADANSAAGALPIGGLTVVKFRNSHLSYAITWFALAAMVAGAAIFLWRHERKSSNM, from the coding sequence ATGATGCCCTCCCCCAAGAATGAACAACCCGTCCAGAAGTCTTCCTCGCGTTTCTTCATCGGTCTGTTTTCGGTGCTGGGCGCGGTTTTCTTCCTTCTATTCATCGGTCTCGGCATCTGGCAGGTGGAGCGCCTGCAATGGAAGCTCGATCTTATCGAACGGGTCGATGCGCGGGTCCATGCAGAGCCGGTCGCCGCACCCGGACGGGACGACTGGGCCAATGTCAACCAGAAGGATGACGAGTACCGCCGCGTCACGCTGACCGGGACCTATCTGAATGACAAGGAAATACTGGTTCATGCGCTGACCGAACGCGGCGCGGGCTATTGGGTTCTGACCCCGATGCGTTCGCCCGACGGTGCGCTGACTTTCATCAATCGCGGCTTTGTTCCGAGCGACAGGCGCGATCCGTCTTCGCGTCACGAAACGCAGATTGCCGGGGAAACGACCGTAACCGGACTACTGCGCATGCCGGAACCGGACGGGTTTTTCCTGCGTCCGAATGATCCGGCGCGTAACGACTGGAACTCGCGCGATGTCGCAGCCTTTGCGCAGAAATTCAATCTGGGTCAGGTCGCGCCCTATTTCATCGATGCCGACGCAAATTCCGCTGCCGGAGCGCTGCCAATCGGCGGTCTGACGGTCGTGAAATTCCGCAACAGCCATCTTTCCTATGCAATCACATGGTTCGCGCTTGCCGCCATGGTTGCCGGTGCCGCCATCTTTCTCTGGCGGCACGAGCGTAAATCATCAAACATGTAA